From the genome of Diorhabda sublineata isolate icDioSubl1.1 chromosome Y, icDioSubl1.1, whole genome shotgun sequence, one region includes:
- the LOC130451989 gene encoding uncharacterized protein LOC130451989 produces the protein MLNSWKAAIWGSIENDKRGDMLSEWAADLDLVSLNHGNTPTFSRGNSSSHIDVTFVSNDINKMFGSWQVLDQETLSDHNYIFFEIPSLETQKVAPEKIIKGWKIEEKKIQYFISEIKQKIREETDTLNPQGLMAAIKKACQRTFQPTYNYSGKRKPVYWWSSQISEARKECLCKKRYMTCANRISGSTVEEREKARAEYKEKRNYLKKMIKDAKKHSWKTVIEEVQNDVWGKGYQIVTKRFLLRPKTEISQDIILKEASGLFPKYEIPPCRILTW, from the coding sequence ATGCTTAATAGCTGGAAGGCGGCAATATGGGGGTCGattgaaaatgacaaaaggGGTGATATGTTGTCTGAATGGGCCGCAGACCTAGATTTGGTTTCACTAAATCATGGAAATACTCCTACTTTTTCCCGAGGAAACAGTTCATCACATATAGATGTCACCTTTGTCTCAaatgatataaacaaaatgtttggGAGTTGGCAAGTACTGGACCAAGAAACATTGTCTGATCACAATTACATCTTCTTTGAGATACCGTCTTTAGAAACACAAAAAGTAGctcctgaaaaaattattaaaggatggaaaatagaagaaaagaaaatccaaTACTTCATATctgagataaaacaaaaaatacgagAAGAAACAGACACCCTAAACCCTCAAGGTCTCATGGCGGCTATTAAAAAGGCTTGTCAACGCACATTTCAGCCCACATACAACTATAGTGGAAAGAGAAAACCAGTATACTGGTGGTCATCACAGATCAGTGAGGCCAGAAAAGAATGTCTTTGTAAAAAGAGATACATGACATGTGCAAACAGAATATCCGGAAGCACAGTCGAAGAAAGAGAGAAAGCAAGAGccgaatataaagaaaaaagaaattacttgaaaaaaatgataaaagacgCGAAGAAACACTCCTGGAAAACTGTTATAGAGGAAGTTCAAAACGATGTTTGGGGAAAAGGCTACCAAATAGTGACAAAAAGATTTCTACTAAGACCGAAAACAGAAATCTCACAGGATATCATACTTAAGGAAGCAAGTggactatttccaaaatatgaaataccCCCTTGCCGAATATTGACATGGTGA